A stretch of Haloferax sp. Atlit-12N DNA encodes these proteins:
- a CDS encoding oligosaccharyl transferase, archaeosortase A system-associated, translated as MSADTERIEGPDSKSVLDLAKDWYHVPALLVILVAMLAVRLRSYSNFIRDGDVLFSGNDAWYHLREVTYTVQNWPSTMPFDPWTYFPFGTSVGQFGTIYDQIIATAALVVGLGSPSADLVAKALLVAPAVFGALVAIPTFLIGRRLGGRLGGIFGVVILALLPGTFLQRGLVGFADHNIAEPFFQGFAVVAIMIALTVANREKPVWELVAARDFDALRSTLIWSALAGVGMALYMWAWPPGVLLVGIFGLYLVLQMVADYVGGQSPEHVAFVGAVSMAVTGLLMFVPLTDFSFSVTNFSLLHPVFAFGIGAGAVFLAALARWWESNDVDDRGYPVAVAALGLVAVIGTAVVLPDAFRQVSVNFLRTVGFSAGAATRTIGEAQPFIAASVLQNSGMTATERIMSEYGFTFFTGLVGAIWLVGKPLVRDGDTRKIGYVAGSLAVFGVIFLIPAIPAGIGGVLGLESSLVSLAIASALIVGAVLQADYESQHLFVLVWAAIITSAAFTQVRFNYYLAVVVAVMNAYLLREILSLGIIDLAGTDRLDDVSYGTVAVVAIALLLVLTPVLVVPIQLGNAGTSSNAIESAQTGPGTVTQWQDSFEWMQNSTPEEGQFGGASNEMEYYGTYERTNDFDYAEGTYGVMSWWDYGHWITVLGERIPNANPFQQGATEAANFLLAPNEEQASDVLADMSEEGNETRYVMVDWQMASTDSKFGAPTVFYDESNVSTSDFYSTMYRLQEQEGQTRVAAVSSLKDQRYYESLMVRLYAYHGSAREASPIVVDWEERTSADGETTFKVTPSDGQAVRVFDNMSAAEEYVANDPTSQIGGIGTFPEERVAALEHYRLVKSSNNSALRSGSYQNSLVREGNTYGIQAQALVPNNPSWVKTFERVPGATVEGSGAPANATVTARVQMRDQTTGTNFTYTQQAQTNADGEFTMTLPYSTTGYNEYGPDNGYTDVSVRATGGYTFTGPTTFAGNNTIVSYQSQNVAVDEGLVNGAEDGAVEVTLERNEQEFDLTENSASNDSQTNESSSTSASVDATAVPAAA; from the coding sequence ATGAGCGCAGACACAGAGCGCATCGAGGGTCCCGACTCGAAGTCGGTCCTCGACCTCGCCAAAGACTGGTATCACGTCCCCGCCCTCCTCGTGATACTGGTCGCCATGTTGGCCGTCCGTCTTCGGTCGTATAGCAACTTTATCAGGGACGGTGATGTCCTCTTCTCCGGAAACGACGCTTGGTATCACCTCCGAGAGGTGACGTACACCGTCCAGAACTGGCCGTCGACGATGCCGTTCGACCCGTGGACGTACTTCCCGTTCGGGACGAGCGTCGGCCAGTTCGGGACGATTTACGACCAGATTATCGCCACGGCCGCCCTCGTCGTCGGCCTCGGCAGTCCGTCGGCCGACCTCGTCGCCAAGGCACTGCTCGTCGCCCCGGCTGTCTTCGGGGCGCTCGTAGCCATTCCGACGTTCCTCATCGGCCGTCGTCTCGGCGGTCGTCTCGGCGGCATCTTCGGGGTCGTTATCCTCGCTTTGCTCCCCGGGACGTTCCTCCAGCGCGGCCTCGTCGGCTTCGCCGACCACAACATCGCCGAGCCGTTCTTCCAGGGCTTCGCGGTCGTCGCTATCATGATCGCCCTTACCGTGGCGAACCGCGAGAAGCCCGTCTGGGAACTCGTCGCCGCCCGCGACTTCGACGCCCTCCGCTCCACCCTCATCTGGTCCGCGCTCGCCGGCGTGGGCATGGCGCTCTACATGTGGGCGTGGCCGCCGGGCGTCCTTCTGGTCGGTATCTTCGGCCTGTACCTGGTCCTCCAGATGGTCGCCGACTACGTCGGCGGACAGTCCCCGGAACACGTCGCGTTCGTCGGTGCGGTCTCGATGGCCGTCACCGGCCTCCTGATGTTCGTCCCGCTGACCGACTTCTCGTTCAGCGTGACGAACTTCAGTCTCCTCCACCCCGTGTTCGCCTTCGGTATCGGCGCGGGCGCGGTGTTCCTCGCCGCGCTGGCCCGGTGGTGGGAGTCTAACGACGTTGACGACCGTGGCTACCCGGTTGCGGTCGCCGCCCTCGGCCTCGTCGCCGTCATCGGCACGGCCGTCGTCCTCCCCGACGCCTTCCGTCAGGTGAGCGTCAACTTCCTCCGCACCGTCGGCTTCAGCGCCGGTGCGGCGACGCGCACCATCGGCGAGGCACAGCCCTTCATCGCCGCGAGCGTCCTGCAGAACAGCGGCATGACCGCCACCGAGCGCATCATGTCCGAGTACGGCTTCACGTTCTTCACCGGCCTCGTCGGTGCCATCTGGCTCGTCGGCAAGCCGCTCGTCCGCGACGGCGACACTCGGAAAATCGGCTACGTCGCCGGCAGCCTCGCCGTCTTCGGCGTTATCTTCCTGATTCCGGCCATCCCGGCCGGCATCGGTGGGGTCCTCGGCCTCGAATCCTCGCTCGTCAGCCTCGCCATCGCGAGCGCCCTCATCGTCGGCGCGGTGCTGCAGGCCGACTACGAGAGTCAACACCTGTTCGTGCTCGTCTGGGCGGCCATCATCACCTCGGCCGCCTTCACGCAGGTCCGCTTCAACTACTACCTCGCGGTCGTGGTCGCGGTGATGAACGCGTACCTCCTCCGCGAGATTCTCTCGCTCGGTATCATCGACCTCGCCGGCACCGACCGCCTCGACGACGTGTCGTACGGGACGGTCGCGGTCGTCGCCATCGCCCTGCTTCTCGTCCTCACCCCGGTGCTCGTCGTGCCGATTCAACTCGGCAACGCCGGCACCAGCAGCAACGCCATCGAGTCCGCTCAGACCGGACCGGGCACGGTGACGCAGTGGCAGGACAGCTTCGAGTGGATGCAGAACAGCACGCCCGAAGAAGGGCAGTTCGGCGGCGCATCCAACGAGATGGAGTACTACGGAACTTACGAGCGGACGAACGACTTCGACTACGCCGAAGGGACTTACGGCGTCATGTCGTGGTGGGACTACGGTCACTGGATAACCGTCCTCGGCGAGCGCATCCCGAACGCCAACCCGTTCCAGCAGGGCGCGACCGAGGCCGCGAACTTCCTCCTCGCGCCGAACGAGGAGCAGGCCTCCGACGTCCTCGCCGACATGAGCGAGGAGGGTAACGAGACCCGCTACGTCATGGTCGACTGGCAGATGGCCTCGACCGACTCGAAGTTCGGTGCGCCGACCGTCTTCTACGACGAGTCGAACGTCTCCACGTCCGACTTCTACAGTACGATGTACCGCCTGCAGGAGCAGGAGGGTCAGACGAGAGTCGCCGCCGTGTCGAGCCTCAAAGACCAGCGGTACTACGAGAGCCTGATGGTTCGGCTCTACGCGTACCACGGCAGCGCCCGTGAGGCGTCACCCATCGTCGTCGACTGGGAAGAACGCACGTCCGCCGACGGCGAGACCACGTTCAAGGTGACGCCGTCCGACGGGCAGGCAGTCAGAGTGTTCGACAACATGAGCGCCGCCGAGGAGTACGTCGCGAACGACCCGACCTCGCAGATCGGTGGTATCGGCACGTTCCCCGAGGAACGCGTCGCTGCCCTCGAACACTACCGCCTCGTGAAGTCCTCGAACAACTCGGCGCTCCGTTCGGGGTCGTACCAGAACTCGCTCGTCCGCGAGGGGAACACCTACGGCATCCAAGCACAGGCGCTCGTTCCCAACAACCCGTCGTGGGTCAAGACGTTCGAGCGCGTCCCCGGCGCGACGGTCGAAGGCAGCGGTGCCCCGGCCAACGCGACGGTGACCGCCCGCGTGCAGATGCGCGACCAGACCACGGGTACGAACTTCACCTACACGCAGCAGGCGCAGACCAACGCAGACGGTGAGTTCACGATGACGCTCCCGTACTCCACGACCGGCTACAACGAGTACGGCCCGGACAACGGCTACACGGACGTCAGCGTCCGCGCGACGGGTGGCTACACGTTCACCGGCCCGACGACGTTCGCCGGGAACAACACCATCGTCAGCTACCAGTCCCAGAACGTCGCCGTCGATGAAGGCCTCGTCAACGGTGCCGAAGACGGTGCCGTGGAGGTCACCCTCGAACGGAACGAACAGGAGTTCGACCTGACGGAGAACTCCGCTTCGAACGACTCGCAGACGAACGAGTCGTCGTCGACCTCGGCGTCGGTCGACGCGACCGCGGTCCCGGCCGCCGCGTAG
- a CDS encoding glycosyltransferase family 2 protein, translating to MADGDTEDRSHEGASYRDDTARALDVTATLSDASLVVASNRERCYSSETAPEWLDVVVRTDKGRNYARNRAIEEAENEWIIVADDDITFPTRLAAHLVDSMHEFQVVGLEDFWPMRWTLTRFMIFHRSLWERVGGFDENREHGGDTDFAIRAEKAGAEVHRLPRRIVPHHDTESDFDTGTHLEWLFYLFKRHPKQVAVPALKLALAKVNVISPSKIEYDASWTGDVFSLSDTDDAPLEH from the coding sequence ATGGCCGACGGGGATACGGAAGACAGGAGCCACGAGGGTGCGTCGTACCGCGACGACACGGCGCGGGCGCTCGACGTGACCGCCACCCTCTCCGACGCGTCGCTCGTCGTCGCGAGCAACCGAGAGCGATGTTACTCCAGTGAGACCGCCCCGGAGTGGCTCGACGTCGTCGTCCGCACCGACAAGGGCCGCAACTACGCGCGAAACAGAGCTATCGAGGAGGCCGAAAACGAGTGGATAATCGTCGCCGACGACGACATCACCTTCCCCACTCGGCTCGCGGCCCACCTCGTTGACTCGATGCACGAGTTCCAGGTCGTCGGGCTAGAAGACTTCTGGCCCATGCGGTGGACGCTCACCAGGTTCATGATATTCCACCGAAGCCTGTGGGAACGCGTCGGCGGCTTCGACGAGAACCGCGAACACGGCGGCGACACCGACTTCGCGATTCGCGCCGAGAAGGCCGGCGCGGAGGTTCACCGTCTGCCCCGTCGCATCGTCCCGCACCACGATACCGAGTCCGACTTCGATACGGGGACGCACCTCGAATGGCTGTTCTACCTGTTCAAGCGCCACCCGAAACAGGTCGCGGTTCCCGCGCTCAAACTGGCGCTCGCGAAGGTGAACGTCATCTCCCCGTCGAAAATCGAGTACGACGCGTCGTGGACTGGTGACGTTTTCTCGCTCAGCGACACCGACGACGCACCGCTCGAACACTGA
- a CDS encoding sulfatase: MNILLLIMDSVRASNTSLHGHEHRTTPFLESLADEATVYETGISPGSWSLPSHTSIFTGYHVAEHGVTGAKNKLEPGHTVFERLADDEGYSTGIFSENTWVTEMDVGLKETFQTVEGARNIPYVEGLDPSNFVLTEGQGNYVGYLKRCLSHDHPAKSLANGLVTKLAWDYPQYLPDSLKATTPADVYVDLFLDWERNRDDPWAACINLMDGHMPYEPRPEHDKWGGKRLQKLQQDVDDQVWEYLGDHRPWWEKRAMEGLYDGTIHQMDAQIERLVSTLKDRGEYEDTLIVVTGDHGEGFGEMSQVKPDVRLAGHGKDVHEAVLHVPLVVKFPGQTDPETVSAAASLTEFPRVVDAVLDGDWDRDAFVPDDGAVVASTHGLDEPSQALAEEFCGSVMPYGGVSRTVYETTDEGVVQYQSWEDAASTVRIFDAKTAWKAADTDDGVVSETFGAFDDLGVREESEGIDAAEGATKERLKDLGYL, encoded by the coding sequence ATGAATATCCTACTCCTCATCATGGACAGCGTCCGTGCGAGCAACACCAGCCTGCACGGACACGAACACCGGACAACCCCGTTCTTGGAATCGCTCGCCGACGAGGCCACGGTTTACGAGACCGGAATCAGCCCCGGCTCGTGGAGCCTCCCGAGCCACACCAGCATCTTCACCGGCTACCACGTGGCCGAACACGGCGTCACCGGCGCGAAGAACAAGCTCGAACCCGGTCACACCGTCTTCGAGCGCCTCGCCGACGACGAGGGCTACTCGACGGGTATCTTCTCGGAGAACACGTGGGTCACCGAGATGGACGTGGGGCTGAAAGAGACCTTCCAGACCGTCGAGGGAGCACGGAACATCCCGTACGTCGAGGGGCTCGACCCGAGCAATTTCGTGCTCACCGAGGGTCAGGGTAACTACGTCGGCTACCTCAAGCGGTGTCTCTCCCACGACCACCCGGCGAAGTCGCTCGCGAACGGACTCGTCACGAAGCTCGCGTGGGACTACCCGCAGTACCTTCCCGACTCGCTGAAGGCGACGACGCCCGCCGACGTGTACGTCGACCTCTTTTTGGACTGGGAGCGGAACCGCGACGACCCGTGGGCCGCCTGCATCAACCTTATGGACGGTCACATGCCGTACGAACCCCGTCCGGAACACGACAAGTGGGGCGGAAAGCGCCTCCAGAAACTCCAACAGGACGTTGACGACCAGGTGTGGGAGTACCTCGGTGATCACCGCCCGTGGTGGGAGAAACGCGCCATGGAGGGGCTGTACGACGGAACTATCCACCAGATGGACGCCCAAATCGAGCGCCTCGTCTCGACGCTGAAAGACCGTGGCGAGTATGAGGACACTCTCATCGTCGTCACCGGCGACCACGGCGAGGGCTTCGGCGAGATGAGCCAAGTCAAGCCTGACGTCCGACTCGCCGGTCACGGCAAGGACGTCCACGAAGCGGTCCTCCACGTCCCGCTCGTGGTCAAGTTCCCTGGACAGACGGACCCGGAGACGGTCTCCGCGGCGGCCTCGCTCACCGAATTCCCACGGGTGGTCGACGCCGTCCTTGACGGCGACTGGGACCGCGACGCGTTCGTCCCCGACGACGGGGCGGTCGTCGCCTCGACCCACGGCCTCGACGAACCCTCACAGGCGCTCGCCGAGGAGTTCTGCGGGTCCGTCATGCCCTACGGAGGCGTCTCACGGACCGTTTACGAGACGACCGACGAGGGCGTGGTGCAGTATCAGTCTTGGGAGGACGCCGCCAGCACGGTTCGCATCTTCGACGCGAAGACCGCGTGGAAGGCCGCCGATACCGACGACGGCGTCGTCTCGGAGACGTTCGGCGCGTTCGACGATCTCGGCGTCCGCGAGGAGAGCGAGGGCATCGATGCCGCCGAGGGTGCAACGAAAGAGCGCCTGAAGGACTTAGGGTACCTGTAA
- a CDS encoding CatB-related O-acetyltransferase, with protein sequence MRSVKTTVESVVSRLGYPEVATTLIDKSPAETNFSRGRNVSIESGCSMRGDISLSDDVHVGPDCVLNGTVGLGRGTNLNGRNTLRGTVDIGRYCAVAPGAEFRSKNHTTANPTLQLKLYRQVTGDELAWTSKGDIDIGSDVWIGSNATVLSGVSIGHGAIVGAGAVVTSDVEPYAVVAGVPAERKKWRFDEHIREELLDTAWWNWSEEKVAENRQFFETDLTSIESVSDVLG encoded by the coding sequence ATGCGGAGCGTAAAGACGACTGTCGAATCCGTGGTTTCGCGGCTTGGTTACCCCGAGGTCGCCACGACGCTCATCGACAAGTCGCCCGCGGAGACGAACTTCTCACGGGGGCGGAACGTCAGCATCGAATCCGGCTGTTCGATGCGAGGAGATATCTCACTCAGTGACGACGTGCACGTCGGTCCCGACTGCGTACTCAACGGGACGGTAGGTCTCGGGCGGGGGACGAACCTCAACGGTCGGAACACACTCAGAGGGACCGTCGATATCGGACGGTACTGTGCCGTTGCCCCCGGTGCGGAGTTTCGGTCGAAGAACCACACGACCGCGAATCCGACGCTGCAGTTGAAACTGTACCGACAGGTCACCGGCGACGAGTTGGCGTGGACCTCGAAAGGAGACATCGACATCGGAAGTGACGTGTGGATCGGTTCGAACGCGACCGTCCTCTCGGGGGTCTCAATCGGCCACGGCGCAATCGTCGGCGCGGGGGCCGTCGTGACGAGCGACGTAGAGCCCTACGCCGTTGTCGCTGGCGTCCCCGCCGAACGAAAGAAGTGGCGGTTCGACGAACACATCCGAGAGGAACTGCTCGACACGGCGTGGTGGAACTGGTCGGAGGAGAAGGTAGCAGAGAACAGGCAGTTCTTCGAGACGGACCTCACGAGCATCGAGAGCGTCTCCGACGTGCTCGGGTGA
- a CDS encoding glycosyltransferase family 2 protein, producing the protein MSSSPRYSIAVCNYNMAETIEESLRSMVEQVDEELYEVVVVDGGSTDGSRDILRELEAEFDNLRAVLDRSDECNWLGGDRNISFEESRGEYVLESLDTDDYYHEGVIEDFVEIFHALEAQVDRPFFLSGRGMNIAPRGLLLDVPYYDVGGAEDRDHWRRLYARDALIWLDHGHVSDSLGYDFDLRGEISRDIHGKITDFQSGVSFWSAIRWTLHHEHHYIFERPRSLPREVLKRLYDLATFPYAYLKSLPLERHEAPAEFRRKGALEARIAATRMTLPEMEAYYGFEVDCDEFSEAGRKAFCKYADM; encoded by the coding sequence ATGTCCAGTTCCCCTCGCTACTCCATCGCGGTCTGTAACTACAACATGGCCGAGACCATCGAGGAGTCGCTTCGGAGCATGGTTGAGCAGGTCGACGAGGAGCTGTACGAGGTCGTCGTCGTCGACGGCGGTTCGACCGACGGTAGCCGCGATATCCTCCGCGAGCTGGAGGCCGAATTCGACAATCTGCGGGCGGTTCTTGACCGGTCGGACGAGTGCAACTGGCTCGGCGGGGACCGAAACATCTCCTTCGAGGAGTCCCGCGGCGAGTACGTCCTCGAATCGCTCGACACGGACGACTACTACCACGAGGGGGTCATCGAGGACTTCGTCGAGATATTCCACGCGCTGGAGGCGCAGGTCGACCGCCCCTTCTTCCTCAGCGGGCGCGGGATGAACATCGCTCCCCGTGGACTCCTGCTCGACGTGCCGTACTACGACGTGGGCGGCGCAGAGGACCGCGACCACTGGCGACGGCTGTACGCCCGCGACGCGCTCATCTGGTTGGACCACGGTCACGTCTCGGACTCGCTGGGCTACGACTTCGACCTGCGCGGCGAAATTAGCCGCGACATCCACGGGAAGATAACCGACTTCCAGTCGGGCGTCTCCTTCTGGAGCGCGATTCGATGGACGCTCCACCACGAACACCACTACATCTTCGAGCGGCCGCGGAGCCTCCCTCGCGAGGTCCTAAAGCGCCTCTACGACCTCGCGACGTTCCCGTACGCCTACCTGAAATCGCTCCCGCTCGAACGACACGAGGCCCCGGCGGAGTTCCGGCGGAAGGGCGCGCTCGAAGCGCGCATCGCAGCGACGCGGATGACGCTCCCTGAGATGGAAGCCTACTACGGCTTCGAGGTCGACTGCGACGAGTTCAGCGAGGCGGGCAGGAAGGCGTTCTGCAAATACGCCGACATGTGA